The Prunus persica cultivar Lovell chromosome G7, Prunus_persica_NCBIv2, whole genome shotgun sequence genome has a segment encoding these proteins:
- the LOC109950194 gene encoding uncharacterized protein LOC109950194: MAINQNNFQQTTQAAISKLEVQLGQIATEIAQREPGKWPSQTVINPKNQEAKAVHVLRSGKIVDNKVGSDLSNDVVVVEDEDEEETTAMEGEQPKTCQSAPKAKSDSQEPNPFQLHKRDDKFVPSHLHQDRYIPPPPYIPPIPFPGRLKKANQDKAFKEIYDILSKVNINLPLLDVVKQIPAYGKFIKHLMTHKLNFTPSEEVKLNKNVSAVLQRKLPPKLEDPGSFNIPINIGDKTVGRAMLDLGASINVMPYSVYQALGLEGIKKTSIRLELADHSIKYPKGIVEDILVQVNTLILPADFVVMDMEDNPYEDRVDPILLGRPFMATADTIIKVKDGTLSMTVLGETVEFKVFDALSQPSITLDTCFSIDVVDHEVSSKIVQKKSNDALEAVLT, from the coding sequence ATGGCAATCAACCAAAACAATTTCCAGCAAACAACACAAGCTGCCATCTCCAAGTTGGAAGTCCAATTGGGCCAGATAGCAACTGAAATAGCTCAAAGAGAACCTGGGAAATGGCCAAGTCAAACCGTGATCAATCCAAAAAACCAAGAAGCCAAGGCCGTTCATGTGCTCAGATCAGGTAAGATTGTTGATAACAAAGTTGGTTCTGATCTATCAAATGATGTTGTGGTTGTagaggatgaagatgaagaggaaACCACAGCTATGGAAGGAGAACAACCCAAAACGTGCCAATCTGCTCCTAAGGCCAAATCTGATTCTCAGGAACCCAATCCATTTCAATTGCATAAAAGAGATGACAAATTTGTGCCATCACATCTTCATCAAGATAGATACATCCCACCTCCTCCATATATTCCACCGATTCCATTTCCAGGCCGTTTGAAGAAAGCAAATCAAGATAAGGCTTTTAAAGAGatttatgatattttgagTAAAGTTAATATCAATTTGCCCTTGCTTGATGTTGTTAAACAGATTCCTGCATATGGAAAGTTCATCAAGCACTTGATGACTCACAAGCTCAATTTTACTCCAAGTGAAGAAGTAAAGCTCAACAAGAATGTGAGTGCTGTGTTGCAAAGGAAGCTTCCACCAAAACTAGAAGATCCTGGCAGCTTTAACATTCCCATTAACATCGGAGATAAGACGGTTGGAAGAGCCATGTTGGACTTGGGAGCAAGCATCAATGTAATGCCATATTCAGTTTATCAGGCGCTTGGCTTAGAAGGGATAAAGAAAACCTCAATTCGTCTTGAACTAGCTGATCATTCTATCAAATATCCAAAAGGTATTGTAGAAGATATTTTAGTTCAAGTTAATACACTCATTCTTCCGGCTGATTTTGTAGTGATGGATATGGAGGATAACCCATATGAAGACCGTGTTGATCCCATTCTCCTCGGGCGACCATTCATGGCCACTGCAGACACAATCATCAAAGTGAAAGATGGCACCCTCTCCATGACTGTTTTGGGTGAAACTGTTGAATTTAAAGTGTTTGATGCTCTGTCTCAACCTTCTATTACTCTTGAtacttgtttttcaattgatgTTGTGGATCATGAGGTTTCTTCTAAAATTGTGCAGAAAAAGTCTAATGATGCTTTGGAAGCGGTCCTAACataa